From a single Alkalihalophilus pseudofirmus genomic region:
- a CDS encoding ABC transporter ATP-binding protein codes for MKPNEQTSIKPFISLILSTKIPKLALTLGLVGSLITTLVGLSIPLLTRELVDGFSVESLSVWLIVLIGVVFILQAVTDGFSMYLLAYVGQKIVAALREKMWFKLLRLPVNYFDKKTSGESVSRVVNDTGIVKDLISQHFPNFISGIITIIGAVIILFIMDWKMTLLMFISVPLTALILIPLGRKMAKISRGLQDETAAFTGSVQQTLSEIRLMKSSNAEVVEEEKGVTGINKLLGFGLREARIFAMIGPLIYLVIMVVIVIIIGYGGVRVAEGTMTTGSLVAFLLYLFQIIFPITSFTMFFTQLQKAKGATERIIDILEIPLEEGQEGITMDITNQPLYVRDLTFGYSSDEPVINDVSFDVSPDEMVAFAGPSGGGKTTMFAIIERFYEPLSGEIFVGETPISKLSMASWRSQIGYVSQDSPMMAGTIRENLCYGLDNKEEISDDRLWEVAKMAYADQFIKEFPEQLETEVGERGVKLSGGQRQRIAIARAFLRDPKILMMDEATASLDSQSEGIVQEALTRLMEGRTTFVIAHRLSTIVHADKIIFIEKGKITGIGTHQELVSTHDLYREFAEQQLT; via the coding sequence ATGAAGCCAAATGAACAAACAAGCATCAAGCCTTTTATTTCTCTTATCCTTTCAACAAAGATCCCTAAACTAGCACTAACTCTTGGCCTTGTGGGCAGCTTGATTACAACACTCGTCGGTCTTTCGATTCCCTTGTTAACAAGAGAACTTGTAGACGGCTTTTCAGTTGAATCCTTAAGTGTGTGGCTGATCGTTTTAATTGGGGTTGTATTTATCTTGCAAGCTGTAACGGATGGATTTTCTATGTATTTACTTGCCTATGTCGGGCAAAAAATTGTAGCTGCCTTGCGTGAAAAGATGTGGTTTAAATTACTACGCCTGCCTGTTAACTACTTTGATAAGAAAACGAGCGGTGAATCAGTAAGCCGTGTCGTAAATGATACTGGGATCGTAAAAGACTTGATCTCACAGCATTTCCCTAATTTTATATCAGGTATTATCACCATCATCGGGGCAGTTATTATCTTATTTATTATGGATTGGAAAATGACCTTGCTTATGTTCATCTCTGTTCCACTTACAGCTCTCATTCTTATTCCGCTCGGCAGAAAAATGGCTAAGATTTCACGAGGCCTTCAGGATGAAACTGCTGCCTTTACTGGAAGTGTTCAGCAAACCTTAAGCGAAATCCGCTTGATGAAATCTTCTAATGCTGAGGTCGTTGAAGAAGAAAAGGGAGTAACAGGCATCAATAAATTATTGGGATTTGGGCTAAGAGAAGCTCGTATTTTTGCTATGATTGGCCCATTGATTTATTTAGTGATAATGGTAGTCATTGTGATCATTATTGGTTATGGCGGAGTTCGTGTAGCAGAAGGAACAATGACTACTGGGTCTCTTGTAGCTTTCTTACTTTACTTATTTCAAATTATCTTCCCTATCACCTCCTTTACGATGTTCTTTACTCAGCTTCAAAAAGCGAAAGGAGCAACTGAACGGATTATTGATATTTTAGAGATCCCGCTAGAAGAAGGACAAGAAGGAATAACGATGGACATTACAAACCAACCGCTGTATGTCCGTGATCTCACTTTCGGCTACAGCTCAGATGAACCTGTTATTAATGACGTGTCATTTGATGTGTCACCAGATGAAATGGTTGCATTTGCGGGTCCTAGCGGCGGTGGTAAAACAACCATGTTTGCGATAATCGAGAGGTTTTATGAGCCTTTGTCTGGTGAGATCTTTGTTGGTGAAACACCTATATCAAAATTGTCGATGGCATCCTGGAGAAGTCAAATCGGCTATGTCTCTCAAGACAGTCCAATGATGGCAGGAACGATACGTGAGAATTTATGCTACGGATTAGATAATAAAGAAGAGATTTCTGATGACCGTCTATGGGAAGTTGCGAAAATGGCTTATGCCGATCAATTCATAAAAGAGTTTCCAGAGCAGCTTGAAACAGAAGTAGGAGAAAGAGGTGTGAAGCTCTCCGGCGGACAACGGCAGCGTATTGCGATTGCCCGCGCTTTTTTGCGTGATCCTAAAATACTAATGATGGATGAGGCAACAGCAAGCCTTGACAGTCAATCTGAAGGAATCGTACAAGAAGCTCTGACTCGTTTAATGGAAGGACGAACAACCTTTGTCATTGCTCACAGATTATCGACCATCGTTCATGCGGATAAAATCATCTTTATTGAAAAAGGAAAAATAACAGGGATTGGTACTCACCAAGAATTAGTTTCCACTCATGATTTATACCGGGAGTTTGCTGAACAGCAGCTAACTTAA
- a CDS encoding S9 family peptidase, giving the protein MKRGMRAEDLYKLKSVKNPQLSPDGKNVVFVQTVINEDKHDYESHLFISDIDGKQVRQWTFGDGSDNTPAWSPDGRFIAFTSTRSGKSQIYLISAEGGEARQITSCLNGAKYPMWSPDSSKILFEGSLAPNEKLTDKKRDKKEKNGDKLPEPMVVERIRYKSDATGFLDDKNQHLGIVTVETGEVLQLTDGDRDHAAGAWSADGQSIVFSADLGEDPDFSHISDVYIMSLADKQLTKITPSTGFFGNPNYSPDGKYITLIGHEKEYKSATLSRVWLYELESQSLQCLTADLDIHVGDIAIGDFHSAIVDQGAVWTNDSKGFYFLVTDQGRTAVYYGTIEGEMYPAMNDNEHVYGMTINPDTHEAVAAISNPTHPGDLFKVNLSTGERTQLTYVNDDFFKDIELSSAEPITFDAPDGWEVHGWVMKPFGFEEGKKYPTIIEVHGGPHAMYANTYFHEFQMLASAGYVVVFTNPRGSHGYGQAFVDAVRGDYGGKDYQDVIAATDYAVEYLEYVDADNLGITGGSYGGFMTNWAVSHTNRYKAAVTQRSISNWLSFYGVSDIGYYFSEWEVGGDLIEETEKLWKHSPIAHVSKVETPLLILHGEKDYRCPIEQAEQLFVALKKQKKETKFVRFPEANHELSRSGNPKLRIERLNHIKGWFEEYLD; this is encoded by the coding sequence ATGAAGCGCGGAATGAGAGCAGAAGATTTATACAAATTAAAATCAGTAAAAAACCCACAACTCTCCCCGGATGGGAAAAATGTTGTATTTGTACAAACAGTAATCAATGAAGACAAACACGACTATGAATCACATTTGTTTATCAGTGACATAGATGGTAAACAAGTACGTCAATGGACATTTGGAGATGGATCAGATAATACACCTGCATGGTCTCCAGATGGACGTTTTATTGCCTTTACATCTACTCGTAGCGGGAAATCTCAAATTTACCTTATCAGTGCTGAGGGAGGAGAAGCAAGACAGATTACGTCTTGTCTAAATGGAGCTAAGTATCCAATGTGGTCACCCGACAGCTCCAAAATTCTTTTTGAAGGTTCATTAGCACCAAATGAGAAGCTCACAGATAAGAAGAGGGACAAGAAAGAAAAAAATGGCGACAAGCTGCCTGAGCCGATGGTGGTTGAAAGAATCCGCTATAAGTCCGATGCGACCGGGTTTCTTGATGATAAAAATCAGCACTTGGGAATCGTGACGGTTGAGACTGGAGAGGTCCTGCAGCTGACTGATGGTGATCGTGATCATGCTGCTGGCGCTTGGTCAGCAGACGGTCAGAGTATTGTGTTTTCTGCAGACTTAGGAGAGGATCCTGATTTTAGCCATATATCTGATGTATACATCATGTCCCTTGCTGACAAACAGCTCACAAAGATTACGCCAAGTACTGGTTTCTTCGGAAATCCAAATTATTCACCAGACGGCAAATACATAACATTGATTGGACATGAAAAAGAATACAAGAGTGCGACATTATCTCGTGTATGGCTTTATGAATTGGAGTCACAATCACTGCAATGTCTGACCGCAGACTTGGATATTCATGTTGGAGATATTGCAATAGGCGATTTTCACTCTGCTATCGTAGACCAAGGGGCGGTTTGGACGAATGACAGTAAAGGATTTTATTTTCTTGTAACCGATCAAGGGAGGACAGCTGTATATTATGGCACGATTGAAGGTGAAATGTATCCGGCAATGAATGATAATGAGCATGTGTACGGAATGACCATCAATCCTGATACTCACGAGGCTGTTGCAGCAATAAGTAACCCGACACATCCCGGTGATCTTTTCAAAGTGAACTTATCAACAGGTGAGAGAACACAGCTTACGTATGTAAACGACGATTTCTTTAAGGATATAGAACTTTCTTCAGCTGAACCAATCACGTTTGATGCACCGGATGGCTGGGAGGTTCATGGCTGGGTAATGAAGCCATTTGGTTTTGAAGAAGGGAAGAAATATCCGACGATTATTGAAGTTCATGGCGGACCTCACGCAATGTATGCCAATACGTATTTTCATGAGTTTCAAATGCTCGCATCAGCAGGCTATGTCGTCGTATTTACCAATCCGCGCGGCAGCCATGGCTACGGTCAAGCCTTTGTAGATGCTGTTCGAGGGGACTATGGCGGGAAAGATTATCAAGACGTAATAGCTGCGACTGATTATGCTGTGGAATATCTAGAATATGTCGATGCAGACAACCTAGGAATTACTGGCGGGAGCTATGGCGGATTTATGACGAACTGGGCAGTCAGTCATACTAATCGTTATAAAGCAGCTGTCACACAGCGTTCCATTTCCAATTGGCTGAGCTTTTATGGGGTGAGTGATATCGGCTACTATTTTTCAGAGTGGGAAGTAGGCGGAGATTTGATTGAAGAAACTGAAAAGCTTTGGAAACACTCTCCTATAGCCCATGTTAGCAAAGTGGAAACACCGCTTCTCATCCTTCACGGAGAAAAAGATTACCGCTGTCCAATTGAACAAGCTGAGCAATTATTTGTGGCACTTAAGAAACAAAAGAAAGAAACAAAATTTGTTCGTTTCCCAGAAGCCAATCACGAACTTTCAAGAAGCGGTAATCCAAAGCTTCGGATCGAAAGGTTGAATCATATTAAAGGTTGGTTTGAAGAGTATTTAGATTAA
- a CDS encoding aminoglycoside phosphotransferase family protein gives MDLQSFFVQSVTHYFKDAGVKWLKNLPFLIKEIETKFNVKMGQPYELSINYVAPARTFEGEEVVVKICLPGLGFESELAALENLKGGGIVQVLGSDAKLGVMILQKVSPGDTLASCESEKEACLIAANVYKELKGSIVKEENNLSLSTAKNREESLQKMIEEHPEGFGPLSRDMLDEALKVFTYLNDSTKKRYVLHGDFHHYNILKGEKGWKAIDPKGLVGEREYDLIQFMLNVLPEAGIEEVLMQRITLFTEQLNLDRRRLLLYGYAHSVLATAWTVDEEGGYNKHFFQTIESFKNMYLAEAGEWLSKK, from the coding sequence ATGGATCTGCAAAGCTTTTTTGTACAATCGGTCACTCATTATTTTAAAGACGCTGGAGTGAAGTGGCTTAAAAACCTACCGTTTTTAATTAAAGAAATTGAAACAAAATTCAATGTAAAAATGGGGCAGCCGTATGAGCTGTCTATTAATTATGTTGCACCTGCAAGGACTTTTGAAGGAGAAGAGGTTGTTGTTAAAATTTGTTTGCCTGGTTTAGGCTTTGAAAGCGAACTGGCTGCTCTCGAGAATCTAAAGGGAGGTGGAATTGTTCAGGTACTTGGGTCTGATGCCAAGCTCGGTGTAATGATTCTTCAGAAAGTAAGCCCTGGTGATACGTTAGCTTCTTGTGAGAGCGAAAAAGAAGCATGCCTGATAGCAGCCAATGTGTACAAAGAATTAAAAGGCTCGATAGTAAAAGAAGAGAATAATCTCTCTCTTTCCACAGCGAAAAATAGAGAGGAGAGCCTTCAAAAGATGATTGAAGAACATCCTGAAGGATTTGGTCCTCTTTCTAGAGATATGCTTGATGAAGCGTTAAAGGTCTTTACCTATCTAAATGACTCCACAAAGAAAAGGTATGTTTTGCATGGAGATTTTCATCACTACAATATTCTCAAAGGTGAAAAAGGATGGAAAGCAATCGATCCTAAGGGGCTTGTTGGCGAAAGAGAGTACGATCTTATTCAGTTTATGTTAAATGTATTACCGGAAGCAGGGATCGAGGAAGTCCTTATGCAGCGTATCACCCTATTTACAGAGCAGCTCAATTTGGATAGAAGAAGGCTGCTTCTCTACGGCTATGCTCACTCCGTTTTAGCAACTGCATGGACAGTTGATGAAGAGGGAGGATACAACAAGCACTTCTTTCAAACGATTGAATCATTTAAAAATATGTATCTGGCTGAAGCTGGCGAATGGCTCAGTAAAAAATAA
- a CDS encoding M14 family zinc carboxypeptidase, producing the protein MKKLTTMVLSLTLACSLVIAPHTATNVQAAGSGPSMNEVQAIKIERLKNYEEMKSFLNGIDKRAAHITVETIGQSVKGRDIDMVKLGVNPDNPTILFLSQQHANEPLVTEGIFYLLNKLASNSLEVQSLLKQINIIFIPRLNPDGAQGDVNWDTSHLLGGGQQTRNNANGINLNRTHNSLSQPETRALHEEVLRKHKIDFAIDMHQQVANRAIGEGDLVSGSLLYPTSTVSDEVLLNSKKLGAVVYEAIEKKGYGRLARYGTGDGLTSNARNHLATHYKVPTLLFEMRGMSDSPNISSILGQKSNGYLIRQSVDTMEATIKAVADGSIYDADETFWEDLPTQYTVEPFLSEEFGE; encoded by the coding sequence ATGAAGAAGCTTACAACTATGGTTTTATCCCTAACACTTGCATGCAGCTTGGTTATTGCACCACATACAGCCACCAACGTTCAAGCAGCTGGTTCTGGTCCCTCCATGAATGAAGTACAAGCAATTAAAATAGAAAGGCTAAAAAATTATGAAGAAATGAAGTCATTTTTAAATGGGATTGATAAAAGGGCAGCCCATATTACCGTCGAAACCATCGGACAATCCGTAAAAGGGAGAGATATTGATATGGTTAAGCTTGGAGTCAATCCTGACAATCCAACCATCTTATTTCTATCCCAGCAGCACGCCAACGAACCACTTGTCACCGAAGGAATCTTCTATCTTTTAAACAAACTTGCTTCTAACAGCTTAGAGGTTCAAAGCCTTCTCAAACAAATCAATATTATTTTTATCCCTCGTTTGAATCCCGATGGGGCCCAAGGAGATGTAAATTGGGATACCTCGCATTTACTTGGAGGCGGGCAACAAACCCGCAATAATGCTAACGGCATTAATTTAAATCGTACACATAATTCCTTATCACAGCCTGAGACAAGAGCACTGCATGAAGAAGTTCTTAGAAAACATAAAATAGATTTTGCAATTGATATGCATCAACAGGTTGCAAACAGAGCAATTGGGGAAGGTGATTTGGTATCAGGATCATTGCTTTACCCGACAAGTACCGTCTCAGATGAAGTACTTCTAAACTCTAAGAAACTAGGAGCGGTTGTATATGAAGCAATTGAGAAAAAAGGCTATGGAAGACTAGCAAGGTATGGAACAGGTGACGGGTTAACGTCTAACGCCAGAAATCATTTAGCTACTCATTATAAGGTTCCTACATTACTATTTGAAATGAGAGGGATGTCTGACTCACCAAATATCAGTTCGATACTCGGTCAAAAAAGCAATGGATATTTAATCAGGCAATCAGTAGACACCATGGAGGCAACGATTAAAGCTGTTGCTGATGGATCCATTTATGATGCAGATGAAACGTTCTGGGAAGACCTTCCTACCCAATACACTGTCGAACCTTTCCTTAGTGAAGAATTCGGAGAATAA
- a CDS encoding amidohydrolase, translating into MKKKELVEMWEYLHQHPEVSWDEHGTTNYLMNHFKQAGFHPVAFESIPGFYVDVGTGKPKVGLRADMDGLLQEVNGILQANHSCGHDAHMTIVTGVMHRLKEIEKKLNGSVRAIFQPAEEVGNGAVKVVEMGIVDELVYLFGVHVRPKNEIPYPKCAPGIQHGSCAFVKGKIKGDDHHGARPNEGINAIEVGSSIMQHLKHLHTKPQVPTSVKITQFHAGGDHLNIIPGSATFGFDLRAQTNEVMNEIKEKLASIITYVSALYEVEITYKIKDHIPAAIISTEAEAKVEQAIKEILGPDLLQPRIITSGSDDFHYFTLMRPQIKATMLALGADVLPGLHHPNMRFNTQAIENGVNILLQSCLLALES; encoded by the coding sequence TTGAAGAAAAAAGAGTTAGTAGAAATGTGGGAGTATCTCCACCAACACCCTGAAGTAAGCTGGGATGAGCATGGTACCACAAATTATTTAATGAACCATTTTAAACAAGCTGGCTTTCATCCGGTAGCATTTGAATCTATTCCAGGATTTTATGTGGATGTTGGTACTGGAAAGCCGAAAGTTGGTCTGCGTGCCGATATGGATGGTCTGCTTCAAGAAGTAAACGGTATCCTCCAAGCAAATCATTCATGCGGTCATGATGCTCATATGACGATTGTGACCGGTGTAATGCATCGCTTAAAAGAAATAGAAAAAAAGCTTAATGGATCAGTGAGAGCTATTTTTCAGCCCGCTGAAGAAGTTGGGAACGGGGCAGTTAAGGTCGTTGAAATGGGCATTGTTGATGAGCTTGTGTATTTATTTGGAGTTCATGTACGTCCTAAAAATGAAATTCCCTATCCAAAATGCGCTCCAGGCATTCAGCATGGTTCTTGCGCGTTTGTAAAAGGTAAGATCAAAGGTGATGATCATCACGGTGCGCGTCCAAACGAAGGTATAAACGCTATCGAGGTAGGTAGTTCAATCATGCAGCACCTCAAGCATCTTCATACCAAACCACAAGTTCCAACATCCGTAAAAATAACCCAATTTCATGCAGGTGGTGATCATTTAAATATTATTCCTGGCAGCGCCACATTTGGGTTTGATTTGCGTGCTCAAACAAACGAGGTAATGAATGAAATAAAAGAAAAACTAGCATCTATCATCACTTATGTGTCAGCGTTATATGAGGTTGAAATCACCTATAAAATCAAGGACCACATACCCGCAGCCATTATTAGCACTGAGGCTGAAGCAAAGGTTGAACAAGCGATTAAAGAAATACTGGGGCCTGACCTGCTTCAGCCTAGAATCATCACATCCGGTTCAGATGACTTCCATTATTTCACGTTAATGCGGCCTCAAATTAAAGCCACAATGCTTGCATTAGGCGCTGATGTCTTACCTGGCTTACACCATCCTAATATGAGATTTAACACACAAGCGATTGAAAATGGCGTCAATATCTTGTTGCAATCGTGTTTATTGGCTCTTGAATCGTAA
- a CDS encoding YfcC family protein: MGNDKRKWVTPHTYAIIFAVIVLAAIATYIIPAGEYERQEVDGRTVVVDNSYQSVEQNPITFFELFKSIPQGMQDGATIIFYIFLIGGAFGVIRSTGAIDSGINRLVHKLENKDMLIIPMVMFTFSVLGFTTGMSEESIIFVPIGIAIARSLGYDSIVGTAMITLGAASGFIGGMLNPFTVGVAQGIAEVPLFSGIAFRSIVYILILVLAVWYVLRYAKKVKNDPRSSVMYDLEHTVDADAEQARSQIADFNNRHALVLLALLTGVLINMYGVFNWDWFLTELAASFIIIGLLCGLVGGLGINKTFSSFVDGMRLVVFGALIVGFARTILVVMQDGMIIDTVIYSLATFIQHLPASLNVIGMFFVQTFINFFVPSGSGQAAATMPIMVPLADLLGLERQVAVLAYQYGDAISNSIIPTSASLMGYLAVAGIPYERWAKFIWKLILLWSIVAMAALVAAVMIGVS; encoded by the coding sequence ATGGGAAACGATAAAAGGAAATGGGTAACACCCCACACATATGCGATTATTTTTGCTGTCATTGTGTTAGCAGCTATTGCTACATATATCATCCCAGCAGGCGAATATGAGCGTCAAGAAGTGGACGGAAGAACCGTTGTAGTGGACAACAGTTACCAGTCAGTTGAGCAGAATCCGATCACTTTTTTTGAATTATTTAAATCTATTCCTCAAGGTATGCAAGACGGAGCGACGATTATTTTCTATATCTTCTTAATCGGCGGAGCTTTTGGGGTCATCAGGTCTACCGGTGCCATTGATTCTGGTATTAACAGACTGGTTCACAAATTAGAAAATAAAGATATGTTAATTATACCAATGGTTATGTTCACCTTCTCGGTTCTTGGGTTTACTACGGGTATGTCTGAAGAAAGTATTATTTTTGTACCAATCGGGATTGCCATTGCTAGATCTCTTGGCTACGATTCTATTGTCGGAACCGCTATGATTACACTCGGGGCCGCTAGTGGATTTATAGGAGGCATGCTCAACCCGTTTACTGTAGGAGTTGCTCAAGGGATCGCTGAAGTACCGCTTTTTTCAGGAATTGCTTTTCGCTCAATTGTTTATATTTTAATACTCGTTCTTGCGGTATGGTACGTATTACGTTATGCCAAAAAGGTGAAAAACGATCCGAGGTCATCCGTTATGTATGATCTTGAACATACGGTAGATGCGGATGCTGAACAAGCACGTAGTCAAATCGCTGATTTCAACAACCGTCATGCTCTTGTTCTGCTCGCTCTCTTAACGGGTGTATTGATTAATATGTACGGTGTCTTTAATTGGGATTGGTTTTTAACTGAGCTTGCTGCTTCATTTATTATTATTGGGCTGCTTTGCGGGCTTGTTGGCGGGCTTGGTATTAATAAGACCTTCTCCTCCTTTGTTGACGGCATGAGACTTGTCGTATTCGGGGCTTTAATTGTAGGCTTTGCACGAACGATTCTTGTTGTGATGCAGGACGGTATGATAATAGATACTGTAATCTACTCTCTAGCCACTTTCATTCAACATCTGCCAGCTTCGTTAAATGTGATCGGCATGTTTTTCGTTCAAACGTTTATTAATTTCTTTGTCCCTTCAGGAAGCGGACAGGCAGCAGCTACAATGCCAATTATGGTCCCTCTAGCTGATCTTTTAGGACTTGAACGCCAAGTCGCCGTGCTCGCTTATCAATACGGCGATGCAATCAGTAACTCTATCATCCCAACTTCTGCCTCACTAATGGGATATCTTGCTGTAGCCGGAATACCGTATGAACGGTGGGCAAAGTTTATCTGGAAGCTTATTCTTTTATGGTCTATCGTTGCCATGGCAGCACTTGTAGCCGCTGTGATGATAGGAGTGAGCTAA